From the genome of Leptolyngbya subtilissima AS-A7, one region includes:
- a CDS encoding HupE/UreJ family protein, whose product MESIKTGFSQKRIGRSIGGAIAALLLPLPSLAHHPLGGRVPANFAEGFLSGLAHPIIGLDHVAFVVAVGLLAAVSTWGIVIPAAFVLAAMVGTGLHLAELTLPAVEFVIAGSVLGFGVLLALRNRPQSSAITGLAVLAGLFHGFAYGEAIFGAESMPLVAYLAGFTAVQMGLAIAAFLVGRQLTQRSTTLFVQRAGLVICGIGATFLATALLNGLLPT is encoded by the coding sequence TTGGAATCAATTAAGACTGGTTTTTCGCAGAAGCGGATAGGTCGTAGCATCGGGGGCGCGATCGCCGCCCTGCTGCTGCCCCTGCCCAGCCTGGCCCACCATCCGCTCGGGGGCCGAGTGCCCGCTAACTTTGCTGAGGGGTTTTTGTCGGGACTGGCTCACCCCATTATTGGCCTCGACCATGTGGCCTTTGTGGTTGCTGTGGGCCTACTGGCAGCCGTTAGCACCTGGGGAATCGTCATTCCTGCTGCCTTTGTGCTGGCGGCTATGGTTGGCACAGGGCTGCACCTGGCAGAGCTAACGTTACCGGCAGTGGAGTTTGTGATTGCTGGCTCAGTGCTTGGGTTTGGGGTGCTGCTTGCGCTACGCAACCGTCCTCAAAGTAGCGCCATCACAGGCTTGGCAGTGCTAGCTGGGCTGTTCCATGGGTTTGCCTACGGCGAGGCCATTTTTGGTGCAGAATCCATGCCGTTGGTGGCCTATCTCGCTGGGTTTACAGCAGTGCAGATGGGGCTTGCGATCGCTGCCTTTTTGGTCGGGCGACAGCTCACCCAACGGTCTACAACTCTTTTCGTACAGCGGGCCGGTCTAGTGATCTGCGGTATTGGAGCCACGTTTCTTGCCACCGCGCTCCTCAACGGTTTGCTGCCCACCTAG